The Candidatus Mancarchaeum acidiphilum sequence TCATATAACCAGACACACCAAGGCAAACCTCATTCTTCTAACACAGAAGGTCTACTGGTACAAGGATATGAACGACGAAAGCGTGAAGAGTTCGCTTCAGCCTGATCATATAGTATTCCACGAATACACCGCAAATGAGATGAGGGAGATACTGGAGATGAGGGCTGAGGAAGGCCTTTATAATTACAGCAAGGAGGCTATAGGTTTACTATCTGCTATGCTAGTAAGGGATTACAGGAGCGACGCAAGGATCGGCATCAAGGCACTCGAAATCCTAGGCAGGAACAATAAATGGAGCGATGAAGATGTCAGGAACGCCTTAAGGCAGGCCTACATAGAAGTTGAAGGCGAAACCCTTAGAAACCTTGGAGACAGGGATCTGTTGATACTCGCATCGCTGATAAGTTTCCATAGTTTATAAGGCAAAGCTCACCCTGTATATTCTTCCTTACATAGCAGAACCCGTTGCTTCCATTAGGTATATGGCAGTATCGAGCACATGCAGTACATATGACTCTGCCCCCTTCGCCTTTCTTCCACAATATCGCTTTCTTTGTCATCAGCTTACTGTGGCATTTTCATATATTTATGCTTATTTAAAAAGATAGAGCTAACGCTAGAGAGTATCATTAAATAGAAAGAGTGGCGTATGCACCGAGTAGAAGATTATAATTAATTAGGCTTTAGTAATGGAATGTTCATAGGTCGCCGAAGCTCCCTACTTACGCACCCATCCTATCAAAGTCGTCTATTGCGACCGCCCTAGTGCCTCGTTTCGGGTCTGACTTCGTCCTTAGATGCTTTCAGGACTTATTCATCTGGCGCGTAGCTACCCGGCAATGCAATCACAACCGGTACACCAGTGGCGCCGATCTTCCGTTCCTCTCGTACTAGGAAGATCTTACCCTCCGGCACTGACACCATCAGTAGATCTTACCGTACTGTCTCGCGACGTACTAAACGCAGCTCATGTGAGTTTTTGATGGGCGTACAGCCCAACCCTTGGCAGCTTGTGTACCACCAGGATAACTCAAGCCCATATCGAGGTATCAAACAGCCGGGTCGATGTGAACTCTCACCGGCTACAAATCAGTTACCTCTAGAGTAACTTGTCTGACAGCTTGGAGCCCCATTAAAAGAGCTACCAAAGTTCGTTAAGCCCCTGTTTCCAGTCTGCATACCACGCTTTTCAGTATACAGTCAGCCCTGCATTTGCCTTTGAGCTTACCGATGAGTTTCCAACTCATCTAAGCAGAGCATTGGCCACTTTCGTTTCCTTATCGAAAGCGACCGTCCAGTCTAACTATCCACCTGCAGATGTCCTATTTCTAGTTAGCTGTATGGCAAGTTATAAGTGGTGTTACATTGGTGCTCCATTTGGGCCAGAGCCCAAATATCGACGCTCCCACTTACGCTATGTATAACAAGACATGCAACAACTACAGGCTATAGTCAAGCTTCATAGAGACTTCATTTCCCACTGATGGATCGCGGCATGTTCACCGCGTAGTGAGTTCATTGGATCCCAGGTTGGGACAGTGGAACAATCGTTACGCCATTCATGCAAGTCACCTATTAAGTGACGAGGTATTACGCTACCTTAAGAGAGTCAGAGTTACTCCCGCTCTTTACTAGCGCTTACTCCCGTTGAAACGGGTATTCACGTACTAGTGGTGAGCAGGCGTCACCCACTGTACTTAGCCTTTCGGCTTTGCGGTGAGTTGTGTTTTAAATAAACAGTCGTTGTTCCCTTGTAAATGATATCTGCGCTTACTAGGCGCAGACATGGCTTATCGAAAACTTATGCCACTAACTTGCCGAATTCCCTAACCTGGGTTACATCCAACACGCCTTGGCTTTTTAAGCTAGCAACACTTGTACTAGTTCTAGGTACGAACTAACAGGGTCGTTGCAGATTTCCTTTTCACTGGATCAAGAACTCAGTCCAACGATTCATTTAGCTGCTTCTCCTCATAACGAGACTCTGCAGCCCTTTGCATCTTCTTACGGACATATCCCCAACCGTCAGAAATCTGCCTTGTGTTGCCACACCTACCTGTTAGGGGCTGGAATATTAACCAGCTTCCCTTTTGTCTCTCGGTTGTTGGCCTAAGACTTAGGATCGCCTAACTCTCCGCTGACGAGCGTTGCGAAGAAACCCGTGTGCTTACGGCGTATGGGATTCTCACCCATATATGCTATTACTAACACCAAGATATTCTCTACGATACGATCCATATGTCCTTCCAAACATACTTCTCATCATACCGTACGCCTTCTTACCTGTGCTTTCGCACACCGGGGTCTCGGTACCTAATTTAGCCCCGTATATTTTAGGAAAGGTATACCTTGACTGGTACGCTATTACTCGTTTTTTAAAGGATGGCTGCTTCTGAGCCTACCTCCCAGCTGTCTAAGATATTCCTCGCCTTTGATACACTTAATTAGGATTTGGGGACCTTAACCTCGGTCACTATCTTTGTAGTCTCGCGGTGCTAGCTTACCCAGCATCGCCGACTCCCAGGGTCTACACAGCATATGCATTCGGAGTTTGACGAAGCGGTGAGGCCTTTCGACCCCATTCCTCTTAATCGGTGGCTCTACCGCATATGCAAGCTCGCCTGGAGCTATCCTAAAGATACTTCAGAAGGGACCCGCTATTGCCATGTTCGAGTGGTATATCGCCGCTATGCGTACCTCACCTAACAAGACATGCTATGAGAAGTTGCAGGCCTCCACCAGGCGTTAACCTAGCTTCACCTTGGGCACGCATAGATCACAATGGCTTCGGGTCGTATAAATGTGGCTCTGGCATTTTCATACCATGTACCTGACATGACAAGCATGCTGCGTACTATCGCTTTCGCTCCGCCTTTCGACTCGCCACAAATATACACTCCTTGGCTCTTACTTCGAGAAGAATGACAAGACACTGTTCAGTTACACTTCGCATAGTTCTCTCGGACATAGCTTCTGTGCACTTCATTCCTTTCGCGCCTTATCTTCGTGTTACCACCTAGTTTCAGATCTATTTCACTCCCGCACGCGCGGGTTCTTTTCAGCTTTCGCTCACGCTACTTGTTCGCTATCGGTCTGCAATCAATATTTAGGGTTAGGGTTTAATGCCCCCATATTCACTCCGATTAATCAACCGGAATTACTCTAATGTAGCAAGTCCCTCGTACTTAACCTACGAGACTATCACTCTCTATGGTCGCTCTTTTCAAAGTGTTCGGCTCATATTTGGGATCAACGCTACCCCACATCTCTGCCTTTTTACAAAAACAGATTCAGGATGCCCTCTATAGCTTTCACTCGTGTTACTAACTATATCGCTTTCGCTTTCTTTTCCTGCAGGTACTAAGATATTTCAATTCCCTGCGTGTACATGTAAGCTGTTTTAAAGCAGCTTACACCATTCGGCAATCTTTGGTTCAACGTCTGACTTGCGACTATCCAAAGCTTATCGCAGCTTGCCACGGCCTTCATGGTTATTGCAGCCAAGCCATCCTCTAGGTGGTGTATCTTTTAATTAATAATCTTCTACTCTAATCCATTGTGAATAACACAATTTCATTAACGTTTTGAGTAGACCCTTTCATTTCAACTTTAAATCTTAATCACTTAAAATTTGAGCCAATCCAATAGTCTACTTTAAATTACGCCATAATAGTTTAATCAATAAAGTTTATATACCTTTTTATTTTTTTAGCGTAAAAATATTATACAGACTTAGGGGGCGTTTATAAATAGTTTACTGATAGCAGTGACGGTATAAAATTATAAAATATACAAAGTTGGTAATGTGATTAGTGTAAATAAAAGCAAGTCATTTGGCAAGATAAAAACAGCACCTGAAGATTTTCAGGTTGAGGAGATAGAAAAAGGCAATAAAGTATTGGAGATAGGCAAACCACTTTCTGATAACCCTATATCAGATGGTGCAAGCCCGTCTGAAGGCGATTTCTCGGTCTTTGTACTGCAAAAAACCAATTGGAATACCGTTCAGGCACTTATAAAGATTGCCAAGATTTTCAGGCATGGGAAAAAATCTGTTGGTTTTGCTGGGACAAAAGACAGGAATGCTGTGTCCACGCAGATGTGCAGCATATTCAAGGTAAATCCCAGTGACTTGCTTAATCTTCATGTAAAGGACATTAATATAAATGGCGCTTGGTTCTCAAACACTCCAATTAAGATGGGGGACCTGCTTGGAAATAGATTTACAGTGACAGTAAGAGATCTCAAATTTGCAGATAATATAGAGGGGACAGACAAGACTTTGGGTGGATTATTCCCTAATTATTATGGGGAGCAGAGGTTTGGGATGCACGGAGACAACTTTGATATCGGATTTGATATAATTAAAGGGGATTATGAAAGCGCGGTAATGAAATTTTTAACAAATACGACAAATGAAACCAACGAATCCGCAATATATGCTAGAAAAAGGCTGTTAGAGGATAGGGATTTTAAAAGCGCTTTTGATTATTACCCTAAGTACTTGAAATACGAGAAGATGATACTTGAGTACCTATCAAAATACCCAGAGAATTATGCCAATTCCCTACGTAAATTGCCAAGGCAGCTGCTGCTCATGTTTGTGCATTCCGTAGATTCGACTATATTCAACAAAGAGCTAGAGGAGAGAGTTAAATCAAATTCCATCTCTCCTCTGGATTCTGACCTTGTATGCCCAAAAGACGGCTTTGGATACCCAGATATGCAGAAAGTTATGACATATGAAGAGTATAAATCCAATAAAAATCATGACGGGACAGATCCTTTCATAGTTGGAAACATAGTGGGTTATAACACCAAGGCATTGAATGATGTCGAAACAGGTATAATGGGGTCGTTAAATTTGGATAAGGGAGAATTCAAGATACAAGGCATACCTGAACTAGCCTGCAATGGAAATTACAGGGTCCTGTTTGCACCTTACAATGGATTTTCTTATTCAATAAATGACAGCAAAGACACGGCAGTATTAAAATTTTCACTTTTCTCCGGTTCATATGCTACTGCTTTACTGAATGAATTTTTGGGCAATCTATAAATCTGCCTTTTAATGGGTTTTATATACTGTTATTGCATAAGAATTATATTTATGCTCGTTCATTATTAGTTTGTCTAGATACTGAAGCTATCAGACAAATACATTTAGTGATTTTATGATGCCAAACTTAGATCCAAGAGCACTGAAAAGCATGATGTCAAAGATGGGAATTACAACTTTAGAAGTTGAAGCTGATAAAGTGGTTATATCTACAAAAGGTAAGGATATTGTAATTGAAAATCCACAGGTCACCCAAATAAATGCACAGGGAGTTGTGACTTTCCAGATAGCAGGAAACGTAACAGAAGTGAGCAAGGAGGAGGAGATTGGAGAAATTGAAGTATCCGATGATGACATAGCAGTAGTATCAGAGAAGACCGGCATAACCGATAAAGACTTAATACGTAAAGCATTGGAGGAATCAAACGGGAATATAGCTGAAGCAATATTGAGATTAAAGGAAGTAAACTGAACTTCTTTACTTTTTCTCGTCTTTTATAACATAGGAATGGGCATACGGTATGCCATTTATATATTTGACATTTTCTGCAACAATTAAACCCTTTTCTATCATGTAGTCCACTGATTCTTTCCCGATTATATTGGCAGAGTTTAGCTCCTTTAATGGGGTGCTTAGGTTATACTTCTTGGGATCCACTAAATCGCCTTTATAGAATTCTGGGTATCCCTTTAGGTCTATGTAAATTTCCCCTTCTTCAAGTACCTTATCTATAAGGGATTCATCACATGCAGCTATGATGTCGCCCTCTTCGGCTTGGTGTATCTTGATATATATCATTTTATCATTCTATTTATACTTGTATGTAAAGATTGTAGTCGTAAGGTATAGCATTCCATACATCAATAGCCATACCCCACCACTAACGTGATTTGTTATGCTTGCTATGTAGCTAAGCATAAATATAAAAAATGCAAATCCAAGCTCTACCTTGGTATTGATGATTGAATAAAATAGGTTGTTGGTTATGCTGCCATTGCCTCTTGACCAGTTTATTTTAGTGTTTGTGTGCAATACGGCACTTAATGCTGCCTTGGTCCTTATTATCGCCAATGCAAAGTTGAGAAGGTAAAACATTACGCCCCTTTTGAATGATCCAAAATATATCTTAGTCATTATCGCAGGCCCTAAAAATGAACCGACAAGGGCCACCATTCCAAATATCTCGAGGTACAGGTAGCTGCTCACAACCCCTCCTGCAAACAACACTTTGTAAAAGTTTAAAGCCGTAAATGGAACATTGGAAAATACTATGAATATTGATATTAGTGTAAACAGGACTACCAGCACCGATATGTAATTTAATCCGAATCCGTGAGTAAAGTAATCGGCACGCTCTTTAAGTGTTTTGACATTTTTAGTCCTATGTAGGAAGTAGCTCAGGAATTGAGTGTCCCCGTAATTATAACGCCATTGCTGCTTCGCCAGGTCGGTGAAAGTTTTCATCGATTCTCCAAGCGCATAGATCTTTGGGATGTAAAGCCCTTTGAATTTGCGTATGTTTGATTCAAAACTGAAAAATGTGTCCTCTACTATATATTCTGGGAATCCTCCAACCAGCTTGAGTGTTGATTTCCTTATTATTCCGCATGAACCCGCAAATATGGCAGTGTTGTCCATTGCCCTGCTAGGTTCTATAAAATCAAAGAAGAATGAGTCGAATAAGGTGCACGAATCGGGGAATAACTCCCCTGTCTTTACATAATCTTTCTTTGTCTGTACATAGGATACATTTTTGTCATTGAAATATGGTATTATGTCTAAAAGGAAATTACGGTTCACAAGTTTCTCATCATAATCAAAAACAGCTAAGTATTCCTCTTTCATTTTTCCAAGAAGATTGTTCAAAGCTCCCGCCTTAAAGGCCTTCCTATTTTTCCTATGTATGTACCTGAATCCGTATAACTTGGAGAACTCTTTGAAAATTTCTGCCTTCCTCTTATCTGTAGAATCGTCTAGGAGATAGAAGTTTGCTTTCTTTTTCGGATATTTCATTTTGGATAAGTTTTCCATTGTTGATTTTAGTATTTTCGGATTCTCATTATATACTGGAACAGCTACTGCTACGGTAGGCAAATCTTTTTCTGGAATTTTTTTATTTAATTTATAGTTTATTTGCCTTAGGAAATCCTTATAGAAATATGATTTGTAGTAGAACATAGAGGCGTATAGGTTAAAACCTCCGGATATTACAGAAAGAAGCAGAAATCCTATCGCTATTACATATACATATAGACTTTTTGCAACGTAAAATAGGTAAATCGAGAAACCGACCCCAGAGAATGCCAATATTACGAATAGAATTACTGTAAAAAGTCTAACTGAAAATCGGCGATTTCTATAATATGAATAACCCATAAAAATTTCACTTCTTCGATATTGGTAATCCCTTATTTTTATTCATTTTGGATTCTGGAAAGACCTACATTTATTAGTTAGAATTAAATATATTTAAATGGTTAACATTATAAATCATACGCCTGTTTTTGGTTTGTATATATATGTTTATGGCTTAAAAATAGGATTATATAGGATAGATTATTTCCAGATAAATGCCTAAAAATAAATATGCAACGTATTCAATATAGCTTTATGCAATAGGCAATTGCTTATAATGCCAGGGTGGCGGAAACCGGTAACGCGCCAGAATTTTAGGCGAAACTCGAGATCTGGTTGCCGCAAGGCAATTTGGGTTCAAATCCCAACCCTGGCGAATGGTTGGACTTATCAGAAACTTTGCTTACGTATTAGAAACCCTTAAGAGAGGTATATTATGAGGATAGTTAGGGTAAAAGAGAATAGGATAAAAGATGTAAAGGCACTTAGCCAAAAGTACGAATTTGAAGTCAATAGGGATTGGGACAACCTTTTAAATGGTAAAGAAACTGAAATTTACATATTGGTTGATAAAGGGAGAACAATAGGGTTTACAGGATTGATACATAATGATTGGAATGAAACCCTCCAGATACTTGATATTTTTATTGATCCTGAAATTAGGAATAGAGGTTATGGAAGACAAGCCATTAGTTTCTTGCTCGGCAATGCAAAAAGGATGCACAGATATAGGTGCATTATTGCAGAAGCTCCAGCTAAAGATAATATAGATAAGTTTTATGCCAAATTAGGATTCAGAAAATGTGGGTATAATGACAGGTATTATACAAATGATGACAATGGAGATATTGCGATATTTATGTCCTATGATCTCAGGTAGCGGAGGTTCGCAGCTGCCTTGTCTTTATTATTGGATTTAATGACTTGCTTAAAAAGAGTAACAGAACCTTAAACAAAAAGATTATAAATATAAACAACAAAGACAATTTATAGGGCAATTAAATGCAGGATAAAACAAAAAATGTGGATAAATCAAAGGGGTTGGTATTTGAGGTAAAGCCTGAATATCTGAAGATGTTGGATACCTTATTGGACAAAAAGAGTTCAAAAGAAATTATAAATTTGCTGAAGTTGGTCGATTATTATAATTTGAATGATGAAATCAAAAACCTAACTGCTTCTCTTATTGGAATTGCATCGCATGTCAATGATAACAACATGAATGATTTAGAGGAATATTATAACTCCTCATTGAATGATTTCGGGAAGATGATTGATAGCCAAGTTAAAAAGATTGGTGTGGGGAAACCTGATTTTTTAAAGCTAAATAAGCAGTATGTTGAACTTAATAAGAAATTGAATGGCATATTAAAAGGCAAAAGTTATATGGATCCTCGGAAGGTGGACGAACTCCTGGACCCATTAAATTCCTTGGTTGATCAGATGAACTTGCCTAAAACTGCAGAATACCTAAAGGCTTTTGATAAGCAGATGCTTGAAAAACTTAAAAATGCATGCACAAAAGACGATAAGTTCTTTGCAGTGCCTTTTATGCTTGTCCTTTATCATTCATCCGAAAATAAGTTGTATGGCATTAGCAAGTTGAATTATATATCAGGCAAATTGGATGAATTTGCTAAAAATGGGTTGGCAGGAAATGAAATCCTTGATTATCTGCTGCATGAGATAAGGTCTAATTACGAAGATGTATTAGAGAGCGGCATTATAAAAGAGAACCCTTTCAAAGATTTAAGTAATGAATCTGTAGCATTGAACTTGCTTTTTAATTACAAATTTAGGCTGCTTTCTGTGAATGGCGAAGAGCCTAAAACATTGGAGAGCATAGAGATTGATGATTATAAATACAAAAAGATGGAAAGGGACAACAGCGATATGTACCAATGATTATTTATTTCTAGTTTTAAATGAGGTTTTATATAATAATCCAGAGTGCCTGTCAAAGCTGTATCCTCTTTTTGATTATTAATTAAGATAAAATTGCAACTGTTTTTTATTAGACTATCAGAATCAGAAAAGGGTTAAAATAAATAAAAAATACCTAGCTAATTACTTGCTAGGTTTTGCAGCTTTTGGTTTGCTGTCAGCAGGCTTTTGCTGTCCAGATGGTGAAACCTTGTCCGTCCTAAGGAAGAAGGATGCCACGAACAGTATGAAGAACAACACTGCGACTACACCAATGGCTATTGATACCGAGGATGGAACGCTGAACAGGGGTCCAAGCAATGCAGGTATTATGAAAACACCAAAGTTTCCAGCTACCTGCATCAAGGATGTAGCAAATCCGGCCTTTGCAGGATCCTCTACATACTTTGTAACTCCTTCAAGCTCCATAGACCACAGTGTATCTGCGAATAACCCGAAGAAGAAAAACGCCGCTGCTATCAATGCTATATCTACGGTGTATGACAATGAATATGCCATAACCAAGACAAACACGAATGCCAAGAATGACATTGATATGTAACCAACTTTCTCCTTGTTCGCTTTTTCAAAGACTGCAGGCAGTATTATAGTTCCAAGTGCGGATCCTATGAAGGCTAATGAACCAAATAAACCTCCGTATACTGCGGCCATTGCACCTAATTTGTGCAATAGCAATATTCCTGTTGCTATTCCTCCGAACATTACAGTAGTGGCTGGTACTATAAACCCTGAATACCAGTTGTTTACCATTCCCATCTTGAATACACCTCTCAGGGAACGCTGCTGGTACTTTGAAGGGTAATCCTTGCCTCCTACTATTATGTATATCAAAGCCAGAAGGCTTAATATGGCAGTTACTGCCAATGTGCCTCTTAAAGCTACAGATTCATAAATAAGGGGGTTAAGCAATGAACCTCCAGCCATGCCCAAGAAGAAACCTCCAAGGCTCATTCCAGTAATTGACTGTGTCTTGGTCTTATCTATAGATACAGCTACTGCACCTATAGGGGCCATTGCAAGAGGGTATGCCAAGGCAGCTATAACGCTTGCTACCAAGAATATTATATAGTCAGGGGATACAACTCTTATCACTAATCCTATGAATGATAGGACTGCAGCCAAAATTATAGTTCCTTTTAGGGAAACTTTGGCTGAAAGCCATCCTGATATAAGCCCTACAACTATGAAGGCACCTCCATAAGCCGATGATAGTATAATCAACACTTCTGCTTCCGTTGCACTAAGCGCGTGCATCAAATAGGGTACTAGCGGGGCCAAACCGAACCATCCAAATCCGATAGTAAATAGCAGTATCGCATAAGGCAGACTTTTAACAATCCAACTCATATTTGTCACTTTCGATAGTAAATTTCTTAACGGCAATTAAAAAGATTAATTAAATATTCGTTAAAAAACGGATATGGTTCGTTAAAAGACGAATTTATAATAATAATATGCCTTTATCCGAGTGGTTGGGGAGGTTTTTCTTGACTATAAGTGAAGTACTTTAACATATCTGCGATGCAAACTTATACCCCAAGCATATTGTGATGCGGTTAGGATTGCACTGTTTTTAGCTGAAATGCTATCGATTTTAGATAGGTCCTGCTGAAAAGTTTGGTGCCTAACTATGCATAGTGCTTATTTTTATTTATTCTTTCTGCGCTTGGTTTTAGCGCTTTCTTGGTGATTCCCTTTATGAAAGATTCCTTCTCTTTCATATATATTTCCTTGTTTCCGTTTGCTGCTTTTACGGCTTTCTTCTTAACATTGGCATATTCAATTCTCGCATTTTTATGCTTGATTAAATAATCCCTAAAAGCAATTTTCTGTTTCCAATCCGACTTGTCGAACTTTACTAAATGCAGATGTGTTCGTATATTTTTGCCTTTATAGACTGTGTCTCTCACAAAAAACAGCCTTCTTTTAGTTCCGCTGTCTTCTATGAAATCATACCCTAAATCCTTAATTAGCTCCTTGAAATCCTTAAGCCTGCATACTTTTATTCCGATAATTATGTCAAGTATATTTTTGCCGCCCAAATCTGGGACTGCGGTACTGCCTATATGCTCTATAGATATGGTTCTCCTTCCAATGTTCTCATAGATCCTTTTCTGTTCGACTGCGAAGAAGGAGTTGTATA is a genomic window containing:
- the truD gene encoding tRNA pseudouridine(13) synthase TruD, whose protein sequence is MISVNKSKSFGKIKTAPEDFQVEEIEKGNKVLEIGKPLSDNPISDGASPSEGDFSVFVLQKTNWNTVQALIKIAKIFRHGKKSVGFAGTKDRNAVSTQMCSIFKVNPSDLLNLHVKDININGAWFSNTPIKMGDLLGNRFTVTVRDLKFADNIEGTDKTLGGLFPNYYGEQRFGMHGDNFDIGFDIIKGDYESAVMKFLTNTTNETNESAIYARKRLLEDRDFKSAFDYYPKYLKYEKMILEYLSKYPENYANSLRKLPRQLLLMFVHSVDSTIFNKELEERVKSNSISPLDSDLVCPKDGFGYPDMQKVMTYEEYKSNKNHDGTDPFIVGNIVGYNTKALNDVETGIMGSLNLDKGEFKIQGIPELACNGNYRVLFAPYNGFSYSINDSKDTAVLKFSLFSGSYATALLNEFLGNL
- a CDS encoding nascent polypeptide-associated complex protein, with protein sequence MMPNLDPRALKSMMSKMGITTLEVEADKVVISTKGKDIVIENPQVTQINAQGVVTFQIAGNVTEVSKEEEIGEIEVSDDDIAVVSEKTGITDKDLIRKALEESNGNIAEAILRLKEVN
- a CDS encoding DUF424 domain-containing protein, which translates into the protein MIYIKIHQAEEGDIIAACDESLIDKVLEEGEIYIDLKGYPEFYKGDLVDPKKYNLSTPLKELNSANIIGKESVDYMIEKGLIVAENVKYINGIPYAHSYVIKDEKK
- a CDS encoding glycosyltransferase: MGYSYYRNRRFSVRLFTVILFVILAFSGVGFSIYLFYVAKSLYVYVIAIGFLLLSVISGGFNLYASMFYYKSYFYKDFLRQINYKLNKKIPEKDLPTVAVAVPVYNENPKILKSTMENLSKMKYPKKKANFYLLDDSTDKRKAEIFKEFSKLYGFRYIHRKNRKAFKAGALNNLLGKMKEEYLAVFDYDEKLVNRNFLLDIIPYFNDKNVSYVQTKKDYVKTGELFPDSCTLFDSFFFDFIEPSRAMDNTAIFAGSCGIIRKSTLKLVGGFPEYIVEDTFFSFESNIRKFKGLYIPKIYALGESMKTFTDLAKQQWRYNYGDTQFLSYFLHRTKNVKTLKERADYFTHGFGLNYISVLVVLFTLISIFIVFSNVPFTALNFYKVLFAGGVVSSYLYLEIFGMVALVGSFLGPAIMTKIYFGSFKRGVMFYLLNFALAIIRTKAALSAVLHTNTKINWSRGNGSITNNLFYSIINTKVELGFAFFIFMLSYIASITNHVSGGVWLLMYGMLYLTTTIFTYKYK
- a CDS encoding GNAT family N-acetyltransferase, whose product is MRIVRVKENRIKDVKALSQKYEFEVNRDWDNLLNGKETEIYILVDKGRTIGFTGLIHNDWNETLQILDIFIDPEIRNRGYGRQAISFLLGNAKRMHRYRCIIAEAPAKDNIDKFYAKLGFRKCGYNDRYYTNDDNGDIAIFMSYDLR
- a CDS encoding MFS transporter — protein: MSWIVKSLPYAILLFTIGFGWFGLAPLVPYLMHALSATEAEVLIILSSAYGGAFIVVGLISGWLSAKVSLKGTIILAAVLSFIGLVIRVVSPDYIIFLVASVIAALAYPLAMAPIGAVAVSIDKTKTQSITGMSLGGFFLGMAGGSLLNPLIYESVALRGTLAVTAILSLLALIYIIVGGKDYPSKYQQRSLRGVFKMGMVNNWYSGFIVPATTVMFGGIATGILLLHKLGAMAAVYGGLFGSLAFIGSALGTIILPAVFEKANKEKVGYISMSFLAFVFVLVMAYSLSYTVDIALIAAAFFFFGLFADTLWSMELEGVTKYVEDPAKAGFATSLMQVAGNFGVFIIPALLGPLFSVPSSVSIAIGVVAVLFFILFVASFFLRTDKVSPSGQQKPADSKPKAAKPSK
- a CDS encoding GrpB family protein codes for the protein MHHKEIDGKQKYVFKRYSPIYNSFFAVEQKRIYENIGRRTISIEHIGSTAVPDLGGKNILDIIIGIKVCRLKDFKELIKDLGYDFIEDSGTKRRLFFVRDTVYKGKNIRTHLHLVKFDKSDWKQKIAFRDYLIKHKNARIEYANVKKKAVKAANGNKEIYMKEKESFIKGITKKALKPSAERINKNKHYA